The proteins below come from a single Ruegeria sp. SCSIO 43209 genomic window:
- a CDS encoding YcjX family protein codes for MVISSLADSLVRGVESVGDRVSETFFEPVIRLGVTGLARSGKTVFITSLVANLLDRGRMTGLVAQQEGRVTASYLQPQPDDTVPRFDFESHLSALTGPAPHWPDSTRAVSELRLSFKVQPAGLLSGLQGPRTLHLDIVDYPGEWLLDLALLDKPYEDWSRDTLEHISNRRQAEAFLAKVQAADPTAPHDEPQAQDLARSFTDYLNAAREAGFYDCTPGRFLLPGDLAGSPVLTFAPLLVSEASRRRSLHREMERRYEAYKAQVVKPFFRDHFARIDRQIVLVDALGAIHKGPQAVEDMRRAMADILSAFRPGRNAWLNRLLLGKRVERILFAATKADHLHHLQHPRLTAIIEALTREAHDRASFAGAETAALSLASLRTTTEEMRSHNGVELPCVRGTLLDSGKQAAFYPGDLPEDPAHLLGPARNGAEGWLGDDYGNMAFAPAHLTLNPGDGPPHIRLDRAAQFLIGDRL; via the coding sequence TTGGTCATCTCATCTTTGGCAGACAGTCTGGTGCGCGGCGTCGAATCCGTGGGTGACCGTGTGTCTGAGACATTCTTCGAACCGGTCATCCGGCTGGGCGTCACGGGATTGGCGCGGTCGGGTAAGACGGTGTTCATCACATCTCTGGTCGCCAACCTGCTGGATCGGGGCCGCATGACCGGTCTTGTGGCGCAGCAAGAGGGGCGTGTCACCGCCAGTTATCTGCAGCCGCAACCCGACGACACCGTGCCCCGGTTCGATTTCGAATCCCATCTGTCCGCGTTGACCGGACCAGCGCCGCACTGGCCGGACAGCACGCGTGCTGTTTCCGAGTTACGCCTGTCCTTCAAAGTCCAGCCCGCAGGTCTGCTTTCGGGATTGCAGGGCCCTCGAACATTGCATCTGGATATTGTGGACTATCCGGGTGAGTGGCTGCTGGATCTGGCCCTACTGGACAAACCCTATGAAGATTGGTCGCGGGACACGCTGGAGCATATTTCGAACCGTCGACAAGCCGAGGCATTTCTGGCAAAGGTTCAGGCGGCCGACCCAACCGCGCCACATGATGAGCCGCAGGCGCAGGATCTGGCTCGCAGCTTCACCGATTACCTGAATGCCGCGCGTGAGGCCGGGTTCTATGACTGCACTCCCGGTCGGTTTCTTCTGCCGGGCGATCTGGCCGGGTCTCCTGTGCTGACCTTCGCACCTTTGCTAGTGTCCGAGGCGTCACGCCGCCGGTCCCTGCACCGCGAGATGGAGCGGCGGTACGAGGCTTACAAAGCGCAGGTGGTTAAACCCTTCTTCCGCGATCACTTTGCCCGGATCGACCGGCAGATCGTTCTGGTCGATGCGTTGGGCGCGATCCACAAAGGCCCGCAAGCGGTCGAGGATATGCGCCGCGCGATGGCCGATATCCTGTCGGCCTTCCGCCCCGGTCGCAACGCATGGCTCAACAGGCTGCTGCTTGGCAAGCGGGTCGAGCGTATCCTGTTCGCGGCCACCAAAGCGGACCATCTGCACCATCTGCAGCACCCGCGCCTGACCGCGATCATTGAGGCCCTGACCCGTGAGGCCCACGACCGCGCCAGCTTTGCCGGGGCTGAAACTGCGGCCTTATCGTTGGCTTCACTTCGGACAACGACGGAAGAGATGCGCAGCCATAACGGCGTAGAACTGCCATGCGTGCGCGGCACTCTGCTAGATAGCGGTAAGCAGGCGGCCTTTTACCCCGGTGATTTGCCAGAGGACCCTGCCCATCTGCTGGGCCCCGCGCGCAATGGGGCCGAGGGATGGCTGGGCGACGACTATGGCAATATGGCCTTTGCACCCGCACATTTGACCCTGAATCCTGGTGACGGTCCGCCACATATTCGGCTGGACCGGGCTGCGCAGTTTCTGATCGGAGACCGGCTGTGA
- a CDS encoding DUF1007 family protein: protein MRWLAFSFTCLLPIPALAHPHVFIDTGLEFMVDDAGNLTHVRVTWAYDEFYSLLVLEDMRLDQDADGVLTEAEEQFLSGFDAQWVEGYNGDLIIRMGENVIPLSGPLEPQATTEDARIVTTHLRAIEGDPVPADALSIKAFDESFYTAYEVTRPVLVSGPTTCNIERNDPDIDNELAQMQAFLLTLDAEYDLEENDIPLVGEKFATEIRLSCPNT, encoded by the coding sequence ATGCGCTGGCTTGCCTTCTCCTTCACCTGCCTTCTGCCGATACCGGCACTGGCTCATCCCCATGTTTTTATCGACACGGGGCTAGAGTTCATGGTCGATGACGCAGGCAACCTGACCCATGTGCGTGTGACCTGGGCCTATGATGAGTTCTATTCATTGCTGGTTCTGGAAGACATGCGACTGGATCAGGATGCAGATGGCGTGCTGACCGAGGCCGAAGAGCAGTTTCTAAGTGGCTTCGACGCGCAGTGGGTCGAAGGTTACAATGGCGATCTGATCATCCGCATGGGCGAAAATGTGATCCCGCTCTCTGGCCCGCTTGAGCCGCAGGCCACGACCGAGGATGCCCGCATCGTGACCACACATCTGCGCGCGATCGAAGGAGACCCCGTTCCCGCGGATGCGCTGTCGATCAAAGCGTTTGATGAGAGCTTTTATACCGCATACGAAGTGACCCGCCCGGTTCTGGTTTCAGGCCCCACGACTTGTAATATCGAACGCAACGATCCGGATATCGACAACGAACTGGCCCAGATGCAGGCTTTTTTGCTGACGCTGGATGCCGAGTATGACCTTGAAGAAAATGATATCCCTCTGGTCGGTGAGAAATTCGCAACCGAGATTCGGCTTTCATGTCCAAATACCTGA
- a CDS encoding ureidoglycolate lyase, whose amino-acid sequence MTRIVAEPISAEAFAPFGDLIDISGEPDKIINQGQCGRYHDRAKLDFSDARAGISLFSANSREMPYLLEMVERHPDGSQAFIPMTHQPFLVVVAPDEGGKPGQPRAFITQAGQAVNYHRGTWHGVLTPLHGPGLFAVVDRIGVGLNLEEYWFSTPYEVVNR is encoded by the coding sequence ATGACTCGGATTGTCGCTGAACCGATCTCGGCTGAGGCTTTCGCACCGTTTGGAGATCTGATCGATATCTCGGGCGAGCCCGACAAGATCATCAATCAGGGCCAATGCGGGCGGTATCACGACCGGGCTAAACTGGATTTCAGTGATGCCCGCGCGGGCATCAGCCTATTCAGCGCCAACTCGCGCGAGATGCCTTACCTGCTGGAGATGGTTGAGCGTCATCCGGATGGCAGCCAGGCTTTCATTCCAATGACCCACCAGCCCTTTCTGGTGGTCGTCGCCCCCGATGAAGGCGGGAAACCGGGTCAACCACGCGCATTCATCACACAAGCCGGGCAAGCCGTGAACTATCACCGTGGAACATGGCACGGCGTCTTAACGCCTTTACATGGGCCCGGCCTGTTTGCGGTTGTCGATCGCATCGGAGTCGGCCTGAATTTAGAAGAATACTGGTTCAGCACACCGTACGAGGTGGTCAACCGCTGA
- a CDS encoding acyl-CoA dehydrogenase family protein — protein sequence MTMTFGLREENRALLQRVRDMIHDEVMPLEDEYQAEINKGDRWKYTERQAEILEGLKAKAKAAGLWNFWLTDSDKGFGLSTVEYAYFAEEMGKTPLGAEVFNCSAPDTGNMEVFERYGSGAMKEQWLKPLLDGQIRSAYLMTEPDVASSDATNISMSCVRDGAEYVLNGEKWWSSGAGDPRCKVYIVMVKTGGDDLPKHQRQSMIVVPADAPGIEVLRPMEVYGHDDAPHGHMHIRFTEVRVPAENILLGEGRGFEIAQGRLGPGRIHHCMRAIGQAESALEQMCKRSLQRQAFGKKLAQLGANYDIIAECRMEIEMARLLCLKAAWYMDQGDARAAAPWISQIKVVAPKVALKVIDEAVQMFGAQGISQDTPLANAWIHVRTLRLADGPDAVHRRQVARAELKKYTQEKV from the coding sequence ATGACCATGACTTTCGGATTGCGTGAGGAAAACCGCGCCCTGTTACAGCGGGTGAGAGATATGATTCACGACGAGGTCATGCCGCTTGAAGATGAGTATCAGGCAGAAATCAATAAAGGCGATCGTTGGAAATATACCGAGCGACAGGCCGAGATTCTCGAGGGGCTGAAAGCCAAGGCCAAGGCGGCGGGGCTTTGGAACTTCTGGCTGACAGACAGCGACAAAGGTTTTGGCCTCAGTACAGTTGAATACGCCTATTTCGCCGAGGAGATGGGCAAGACGCCCTTGGGGGCCGAAGTTTTCAACTGCTCCGCGCCCGATACAGGGAATATGGAGGTGTTTGAACGCTACGGGTCAGGCGCGATGAAAGAGCAGTGGCTGAAGCCTTTGCTCGACGGGCAGATTCGCTCGGCTTATCTGATGACCGAACCCGATGTGGCCTCATCGGATGCCACCAACATTTCGATGTCCTGCGTGAGGGACGGGGCCGAATATGTTCTGAACGGCGAGAAATGGTGGTCGTCTGGGGCGGGCGATCCGCGTTGCAAGGTCTATATCGTGATGGTCAAAACCGGCGGGGACGATCTGCCAAAGCACCAGCGCCAGTCGATGATCGTGGTCCCAGCAGACGCGCCGGGTATTGAGGTATTGCGCCCGATGGAGGTCTATGGCCACGACGATGCGCCCCATGGTCACATGCACATCCGTTTCACAGAAGTTCGGGTCCCGGCCGAAAACATTCTATTGGGCGAAGGGCGCGGGTTCGAGATCGCGCAGGGGCGCTTGGGGCCGGGCCGTATTCACCATTGCATGCGCGCGATTGGTCAGGCCGAGTCTGCGCTGGAGCAGATGTGCAAGCGTTCACTACAGCGCCAGGCGTTTGGGAAGAAACTGGCGCAGCTGGGGGCAAACTACGACATCATCGCCGAATGTCGGATGGAGATCGAAATGGCCCGTTTGCTGTGCCTCAAGGCCGCCTGGTACATGGATCAGGGCGATGCACGGGCGGCGGCCCCATGGATCAGCCAGATCAAGGTCGTTGCCCCCAAGGTCGCGCTGAAGGTGATCGATGAGGCCGTGCAAATGTTCGGCGCACAGGGGATCAGTCAGGATACGCCCTTGGCAAATGCATGGATCCATGTGCGCACCCTGCGTCTGGCGGATGGGCCGGACGCAGTGCATCGCCGTCAGGTCGCTCGCGCCGAGTTGAAGAAATACACGCAGGAAAAAGTCTGA
- a CDS encoding nucleobase:cation symporter-2 family protein has translation MAETSIGTPEQLRDPNFTPALHKAIPLGIQHVLAMFVSNVTPAIIVAGAAGFGFGSNSPDFPELLYLIQMSMLFAGLATLLQTITIGPVGAALPIVQGTSFAFLPIMIPLVAGKGVDALGALFCGVLVGGLFHAFLGLFIGKIRFALPPLVTGLVVTMIGLALVKVGIQYAAGGVPAIGTPEYGSLLNWSAALVVVVVTLGLKFFARGMLSVSAVLVGLAIGYVYALMVGMVTFEAIGTSWSRASAFALPVPFKYGFEFSLAAVIGFCLMSFVSAIETVGDVSGITKGGAGREATDKEIAGATYADGFGTAIAGMFGGFPNTSFSQNVGLIAMTGVMSRHVVTCGAIFLILCGLVPKVGAIIRTVPIEVLGGGVIVMFGMVVAAGISMLSDVDWNRRNMVIFAISLSIGLGLQLEPGAVQHLPDTLRILMTSGLLPAALIAIVLNLVLPEELAEESTEEVSGGMAGHGAGSLPHD, from the coding sequence ATGGCTGAAACTTCGATAGGGACGCCCGAACAGCTTCGGGACCCGAACTTCACACCCGCCTTGCACAAGGCGATACCGCTGGGCATTCAGCACGTTTTGGCGATGTTCGTCTCGAACGTGACACCGGCCATCATCGTGGCGGGTGCTGCCGGTTTTGGATTTGGGTCGAACTCCCCGGATTTTCCCGAATTGCTGTACCTGATCCAGATGTCGATGCTGTTCGCTGGGCTGGCGACCCTGCTGCAGACTATCACGATTGGCCCGGTTGGAGCGGCTCTGCCGATTGTACAAGGAACGAGCTTTGCGTTTTTGCCCATCATGATCCCTCTGGTCGCCGGAAAAGGCGTGGATGCCTTAGGGGCGCTGTTTTGCGGTGTCTTGGTTGGCGGTTTGTTTCATGCCTTTCTTGGCCTCTTCATAGGCAAGATACGGTTTGCGCTTCCGCCGCTGGTCACTGGACTTGTCGTAACAATGATCGGTTTGGCGCTGGTCAAGGTCGGCATACAATACGCCGCTGGTGGTGTGCCTGCGATTGGAACTCCTGAGTATGGATCGCTGCTCAACTGGTCGGCTGCACTGGTTGTGGTTGTTGTGACGCTTGGCCTCAAGTTCTTTGCACGCGGTATGCTGTCGGTGTCTGCCGTACTGGTTGGTTTGGCCATCGGCTACGTCTATGCCCTGATGGTCGGGATGGTGACGTTCGAGGCCATTGGCACAAGTTGGTCACGCGCCTCAGCTTTTGCTCTGCCCGTACCGTTCAAATATGGGTTTGAGTTCTCTCTGGCCGCCGTGATCGGCTTTTGTCTGATGTCTTTTGTCTCGGCCATCGAGACCGTCGGAGACGTATCGGGTATCACCAAAGGTGGTGCAGGTCGCGAAGCAACCGACAAGGAAATCGCTGGCGCGACCTATGCCGATGGTTTCGGAACAGCGATTGCCGGTATGTTTGGCGGGTTTCCCAATACGTCCTTCAGCCAGAATGTCGGTTTGATTGCGATGACGGGCGTCATGAGCCGCCATGTCGTGACCTGTGGAGCTATCTTCCTGATCCTGTGTGGCCTTGTGCCAAAAGTCGGGGCAATTATCCGCACCGTGCCTATCGAAGTGCTGGGCGGTGGTGTGATCGTCATGTTCGGCATGGTGGTCGCGGCAGGTATCTCGATGCTGTCAGACGTGGATTGGAACCGTCGCAACATGGTGATCTTTGCGATTTCGCTGTCGATCGGTCTTGGGTTGCAACTGGAACCCGGCGCGGTTCAGCACCTACCTGATACACTTCGTATCCTGATGACCAGCGGCCTGCTGCCCGCAGCGCTGATCGCCATTGTACTGAATTTGGTCCTGCCAGAAGAATTGGCCGAAGAATCGACTGAAGAGGTTTCAGGGGGTATGGCCGGTCACGGGGCGGGTAGCCTACCTCACGATTGA
- a CDS encoding nickel/cobalt transporter, with translation MSKYLIVPVAIACGVLLWFWGSGGFDHLAAWAAGEQREFQNQIARALRAARAEQPEAVATLLTVCFAYGFFHAIGPGHGKVLIGGYGLGRRVAFWRLSAISVLSSLGQAVTAVVLVYAGVLVFQMSRESLVGTTEQVMAPISYGAIAAIGLWLVFRAIRSFARRHKNQASQSHDHHHHAHDHDHHHHDHEVCADCGHRHGPTADEVAQVGSLREALILIAGIAARPCTGALFVLILTWQMGIAMVGIAGAFAMALGTATITTLVGWTSFGLRGGLLASASATRFASVLAPTIELVAGLIIAVIASGLLLRAL, from the coding sequence ATGTCCAAATACCTGATCGTTCCCGTTGCCATCGCCTGCGGGGTGCTGCTGTGGTTCTGGGGCAGCGGTGGTTTTGACCATCTGGCCGCTTGGGCTGCCGGAGAGCAGCGCGAATTCCAGAACCAGATCGCCCGCGCCCTGCGCGCAGCACGCGCCGAGCAGCCCGAAGCTGTGGCAACGCTACTGACGGTCTGTTTTGCATATGGGTTTTTTCATGCCATCGGACCGGGCCATGGCAAGGTTCTGATCGGAGGATACGGGCTTGGCCGTCGTGTCGCGTTTTGGCGGTTGTCTGCAATCAGTGTCCTGTCGAGCCTAGGGCAAGCAGTGACGGCGGTTGTGCTGGTTTATGCCGGGGTATTGGTATTCCAGATGTCACGCGAGTCGCTTGTAGGCACGACCGAACAGGTCATGGCACCGATCAGCTACGGCGCAATTGCCGCTATAGGCCTGTGGCTGGTTTTTCGCGCCATCCGCAGTTTTGCGCGGCGTCACAAAAACCAGGCCTCTCAATCGCACGACCACCATCACCATGCGCATGATCACGACCACCATCATCACGACCACGAGGTTTGCGCTGACTGCGGCCACCGCCACGGCCCGACGGCCGATGAGGTCGCTCAGGTCGGCAGCTTGCGCGAGGCGTTGATCCTGATCGCTGGTATAGCCGCACGCCCCTGTACCGGCGCGTTATTCGTGCTGATCCTGACATGGCAGATGGGTATCGCAATGGTCGGCATCGCGGGCGCATTCGCCATGGCTTTAGGCACCGCAACCATCACCACTTTGGTCGGTTGGACATCCTTTGGGTTGCGCGGCGGGTTGCTGGCCTCAGCCTCGGCTACGCGCTTTGCATCGGTACTGGCCCCGACCATCGAACTGGTTGCGGGTCTTATCATCGCCGTGATTGCAAGCGGGCTGCTACTGCGGGCCTTGTAG
- a CDS encoding bifunctional allantoicase/(S)-ureidoglycine aminohydrolase, with the protein MTHPKYYAPTGGHPGQEQLLTDRAMFTDAYAVIPKGTMRDIVTSFLPFWENTRLWVLSRPLSGFAETFSQYIMEVQPGGGSDTPETDPNAQGVIFVVEGSVTLTLNEADHVLEIGGYAYIPPGSDWTLHNHGDSVARFHWVRKAYDAVPGLPAPDPIITNERDVVPNEMPGTEGRWSTTRFTDPQDLRHDMHVNIVNFEPGGVIPFAETHVMEHGLYVLEGKAVYRLNQDWVEVEAGDYMWLRAFCPQACYAGGPGRFRYLLYKDVNRHMPLSVPSR; encoded by the coding sequence ATGACACATCCTAAATATTATGCACCGACAGGCGGACATCCGGGGCAAGAGCAACTGTTGACCGACCGTGCCATGTTCACCGATGCCTATGCGGTAATCCCCAAGGGCACGATGCGCGACATCGTCACCAGCTTTCTGCCTTTCTGGGAGAATACACGTCTTTGGGTCTTATCCCGGCCTCTGAGTGGTTTTGCCGAGACATTCTCGCAATACATAATGGAGGTGCAGCCCGGCGGTGGCAGCGATACGCCCGAAACCGACCCAAATGCGCAAGGGGTGATCTTCGTGGTCGAGGGCAGCGTCACGCTGACCCTGAACGAAGCGGATCATGTTCTTGAGATCGGTGGATATGCCTATATCCCCCCGGGCAGCGACTGGACGCTGCACAACCATGGCGATTCAGTTGCCCGGTTCCATTGGGTGCGCAAGGCTTATGATGCAGTGCCCGGCCTGCCCGCCCCTGACCCGATCATCACCAATGAACGCGACGTGGTACCTAACGAAATGCCCGGCACCGAAGGCCGCTGGTCTACCACCCGTTTCACCGATCCGCAGGACCTGCGTCACGACATGCATGTCAACATCGTCAATTTCGAACCTGGTGGCGTGATTCCCTTTGCCGAAACCCATGTGATGGAACACGGCCTTTATGTGCTTGAGGGCAAGGCCGTTTATCGTCTCAATCAGGACTGGGTCGAGGTTGAGGCCGGCGACTACATGTGGCTGCGCGCTTTCTGCCCGCAGGCCTGTTACGCAGGCGGACCGGGACGGTTTCGCTATCTGTTGTACAAGGATGTGAATAGGCACATGCCGTTGTCTGTACCGTCTAGGTAG
- a CDS encoding thioesterase family protein produces MTSDVLGQAYFHQNAQGVFVGNDPARGPWSADHCHAGPVSGLIVRAAETEVGPEKMLTRLTVDLLRPLPLAGLRVAAETTRHTKTLATTRVTVHDLDDTLCATATTMHMVRKDLGAVPNVELPAPRVEDMVDGPFPIGEMRHQLSGFAHHSQIGYPADGKQGAGPKTVWMRTPALLEGEDPSPIQALCPLADCGNGISWNAPTSEMGFMNTDLTVQVHREPVSDWLASDSISHWQPSGIGMSQSVLFDTQGPVGTALQTLVLFPPE; encoded by the coding sequence ATGACATCGGATGTGTTGGGGCAGGCGTATTTCCACCAAAATGCGCAGGGTGTGTTTGTCGGAAATGACCCCGCGCGCGGGCCTTGGTCGGCCGATCATTGCCATGCTGGGCCAGTCAGCGGATTGATCGTGCGGGCGGCAGAAACCGAAGTTGGCCCTGAGAAGATGTTGACCCGGTTGACCGTCGATCTGCTGCGTCCATTGCCTCTGGCTGGTTTGCGAGTCGCGGCAGAGACGACACGCCATACCAAGACGCTGGCGACCACACGGGTCACCGTACATGATCTGGACGACACGCTTTGCGCCACCGCCACAACCATGCATATGGTGCGCAAAGACCTTGGGGCCGTGCCCAATGTCGAACTGCCCGCGCCCAGGGTCGAAGATATGGTCGATGGCCCGTTTCCGATCGGTGAGATGCGCCATCAGTTGTCCGGTTTTGCCCATCACTCCCAGATCGGCTATCCCGCTGATGGCAAGCAAGGGGCAGGTCCGAAAACCGTCTGGATGCGTACACCTGCCTTGCTGGAAGGAGAGGACCCGTCGCCGATCCAAGCGCTCTGCCCGCTTGCAGATTGCGGCAATGGCATATCGTGGAACGCGCCCACATCTGAGATGGGTTTCATGAATACCGACCTGACTGTGCAAGTCCACCGCGAGCCTGTCTCGGACTGGCTGGCCTCTGACTCGATCTCGCACTGGCAACCCTCGGGGATCGGTATGTCGCAGTCAGTTCTTTTTGATACACAGGGGCCAGTTGGGACGGCTTTGCAGACATTGGTCTTGTTCCCGCCGGAGTAA
- a CDS encoding type I glyceraldehyde-3-phosphate dehydrogenase, with the protein MKLAINGFGRIGRTILRQVLSLPQHSDVELVLINDIAPLETCAYLLKYDSTFGPYQGSVTTEGEALNIDGRVILMSHSADLAQVDLSGVDVMLDCTGVARTSDVASRGLTAGADKVLISGPSPAAEVTLVLGANEDQLGSARIVSNASCTTNGLAPLVKLIDQIGGLVSGHMTTIHCYTNSQPMVDAPRGDLARSRAGALSMVPTTSSATHLIDIVLPDLAGRVSGAAVRVPTASVSAIDLVATLERGMSAEQFDQAFRDAVAASAVLGWTDLPLVSSDLRSRPESLVVAGPETRMIGEMQIRVFGWYDNEWGFSARMLDVARLMANTG; encoded by the coding sequence ATGAAACTCGCGATCAACGGATTCGGCCGTATCGGCCGCACCATTCTGCGTCAGGTCCTAAGCCTGCCGCAGCATTCGGATGTAGAACTGGTGCTGATCAACGATATCGCGCCGCTGGAAACATGCGCATACCTGCTCAAATATGACAGCACGTTTGGCCCCTATCAGGGTTCGGTCACGACTGAAGGTGAAGCACTGAATATCGATGGCCGCGTTATTCTGATGTCTCACAGCGCCGATTTGGCACAGGTCGATCTGTCCGGCGTCGATGTCATGCTCGATTGCACCGGCGTCGCGCGAACATCCGACGTGGCCAGCCGGGGCTTGACTGCTGGGGCGGATAAAGTGTTGATTTCCGGTCCGTCACCCGCTGCCGAAGTCACACTGGTACTGGGGGCAAACGAAGATCAATTGGGCAGCGCACGGATCGTTTCAAATGCATCCTGCACCACGAATGGGCTGGCGCCGCTCGTCAAGCTGATTGATCAAATCGGCGGGCTTGTGTCCGGGCACATGACCACCATCCACTGCTATACAAACAGCCAGCCGATGGTCGATGCGCCACGCGGGGATTTGGCCCGATCGCGCGCCGGGGCATTGTCGATGGTGCCCACGACCTCGAGCGCGACGCATTTGATTGATATCGTCTTGCCAGACCTGGCCGGTCGTGTGTCGGGGGCCGCGGTGCGTGTTCCGACGGCCAGCGTATCTGCCATTGATCTTGTCGCCACGCTTGAACGTGGCATGAGCGCTGAGCAGTTCGACCAAGCCTTTCGCGACGCGGTCGCAGCTTCTGCCGTGCTGGGATGGACCGATCTGCCCTTGGTGTCATCTGATTTGCGGTCCCGCCCTGAGTCACTGGTAGTGGCGGGGCCCGAGACGCGCATGATTGGAGAGATGCAGATCAGGGTTTTTGGCTGGTACGACAATGAATGGGGGTTTTCAGCCCGCATGCTGGATGTCGCGCGCCTAATGGCAAACACCGGGTAA
- the truA gene encoding tRNA pseudouridine(38-40) synthase TruA, whose protein sequence is MPRYALQVEYQGEPFAGWQRQKELPSVQGAIELALSRIEPGDHTIAAAGRTDAGVHALGQVAHCDLVKEWDPFRLSEALNYHLKPQPVAIVQAARVDDDWHARFSALERQYLFRILMRRAPATHDKGQVWQINHSLDVAAMQAGADMLIGRHDFTTFRSSICQAASPVKTLDELRVEQVQGFSGAEIHFHVRARSFLHNQVRSFVGTLERVGAGAWTPEDVRDALEAVDRAACGPVCPPQGLYLARVGYPEPVFG, encoded by the coding sequence ATGCCCAGATACGCGCTGCAAGTCGAATACCAAGGGGAACCGTTTGCCGGATGGCAGCGGCAAAAGGAGCTGCCTTCGGTTCAGGGCGCGATCGAATTAGCGCTTTCGCGGATCGAACCCGGAGACCACACAATCGCCGCCGCCGGTCGTACCGACGCGGGGGTTCACGCGCTAGGACAAGTGGCGCATTGCGATCTGGTCAAAGAATGGGACCCGTTCCGCCTGTCCGAGGCGTTGAATTATCACCTCAAACCGCAGCCTGTCGCGATCGTGCAAGCTGCACGAGTGGATGATGATTGGCACGCGCGGTTTTCGGCGCTTGAGCGGCAATATCTGTTCCGTATCCTGATGCGTCGCGCACCTGCAACCCACGACAAGGGGCAGGTCTGGCAGATCAATCATTCTCTGGACGTTGCAGCGATGCAGGCCGGGGCGGATATGCTGATCGGGCGACATGACTTCACCACCTTCCGTTCATCCATCTGTCAGGCCGCCAGCCCGGTCAAAACACTGGATGAGTTGCGGGTGGAACAGGTTCAGGGCTTCTCGGGGGCCGAAATCCACTTCCATGTTCGCGCCCGATCGTTCCTGCACAATCAGGTACGTAGCTTTGTTGGCACGTTGGAGCGTGTGGGGGCTGGGGCATGGACGCCTGAGGATGTTCGCGATGCGCTTGAGGCGGTTGACCGAGCGGCCTGTGGGCCGGTATGCCCGCCGCAAGGATTGTATCTGGCACGGGTAGGATATCCCGAACCGGTGTTTGGCTAA